The Vanessa atalanta chromosome 12, ilVanAtal1.2, whole genome shotgun sequence nucleotide sequence GAAGCCTTGCAGTCGACGAGATTCGGTGATGGCAATGCGGTTAGCGGCCGACCAAGCAGAAAGTGCCCCGGGGTGAGGAATTGAAGGTCATTTGGAGACGAAGACATAGGACAGATGGGACGGCTATTTAGTATGGCTTCAACTTGCGCAAACAGGGTGCCTATCTCCTCGTATGTTAAATGCGAATTGCCCATAACACGCCTGATGTGAAACTTTGCGGATTTCACTCCAGCCTCCCAGATGCCACCAAAATGGGGAGCATAGGTAggagaaaatacaaatttaatttcttccTCACTACAAAAGGAATGTATGGAAttcttattagattttaaaaaattgcctaTTTCTTTCGAGGCGGCTACAAAATTTCGGCCGTTATCACAAAAAATCTCTGTAGGCCTTCCGCGACGGGCCACAAATCTACGTAAAGTTAAAATGAAAGCTTCTCTTGAAAGGTCGCTGACAGCTTCCAAGTGCAAGCATTTAAACCTCAAACAAACaaagatacataaataacattttgttgtttttgcTCCGCGTCCCTTTCGATTTAGGATAAGGAAAGGACCAGCCATATCCACACCAACACTACGAAACGGGAAGTCCACCGTAATACGCTGTGAGGGCAAGTTTCCCATCAACGGAGTCAAAGTCTTGCCTTGCACCTTCCTACACTGTAAACAATTGTGCACAGTACTTCTCGCGAGGCACCGGCCATTAATGGGCCACACATAGTTCCGCACACTAGCGAGAAGCAACTGTGGACCAGCGTGTAACTTATGCAAATGCTCCCGCTCAAAGATAAGTTTAGTTAGGTAGTGtgatgaatgtaataaaattgaatgcttGCTCTCAAATGGAAGCGACGATTGGTCTAAGCGACCTCCTACACGTATCAATCCACTAGCATCCATGAAAGGTGTAAGAGCTATAATGCTAGACCGAGAACTGATTGTCCTATTTTTAGCCAATAAGCCGTATTCGACAGGAAATGATTCCTGTTGTGCTACGCGACAAAGCAAATGAAACGAGCCTTGCAATTCTTGCACACTTAATGCTTCTAGACGCTTAGACTTAGGATTTCTTAAATTGTAAAGAAATCGCAACACGTATGCATACACTCGCTTTAGtcgatttaatttagaaaagttATGGAATTGAATTACCGATGAAATGCTATTATCTAGATTAGCAACATTTGCCCTTAACTCTAGACCATTTAAGTCTTGTTGAAGATTTTTGGACAAGGTAGGCCAAGATGATTCATCTTGCAATAAAAACTCCGGACCAGACCACCACAAATTATTATTCCTAAGTTCTTCAGGATACGCCCCGCGGGAAATGAGATCAGCCGGATTCTGAAAAGTAGGAACATAGCGCCAACACCCAGCATCAGTTAACTCCAGCACCTCTGCGACTCTGTTGGCCacaaatgttttaagttttctaGAGCTAGTGTGCAGCCAAGCAAGGACGACGCTAGAGTCACACCAGTGGATCCTGCGTTCTATAGGAAACCTCACCGAGTCAACGACTACCTTACATAGACGAGCCGCTAGCACAGCGGCGCATAGTTCTAGGCGAGGTATAGTGCAGGCCTTCACAGGTGCAACTTTCGATTTAGAACATAAAAGATTAACACTTACGTTGTTTGCTGCATCTACAGACTTAATAAAAATGCACGCGCCGTACACTCTCTGCGAGGCGTCGCTGAAGGAATGTAATTCTATTATAACTGGTAAGTCGCATAAAACCTTCCTAGGTATAgagattgcaaataaaatatttagagtattataaaatttaagccaAGCCCTTTGCATATCATTTGAAATTTCGTCATCCCAATCAACTTTATCTAGCCATAACTGCTGCATAATTAATTTAGGGATAATTATACAGGGGGACACAAAACCTAGTGGGTCAAAGATTTTAAAAGATGTCGATAATATAAATCGCTTAGTTATTTTCTGAGTACTAGGAGGCATgtcaaaagaataaaataagcgATCTGTTGCTGAGTCCCACCCTAAACCGAGAGCGCTGGCAGACTCACTTAAAACCAGTTTATCAGAAGAGCTTGAAGAACAGGACTGCAGAACTAAAAGAGAGTTCGATTTATATTTGCGTAAATTAAAGCATCCTGCCTTTAAGGCCTCCGAGACAGATTGTTGAATGCATTTCAATTCATATTCGTCATTGCAGCCAGTAATTAGATCATCCACGTAAAGGTCATGTTGTAAAATAGTTTTCGTGAGTGGATCCTCGCACTCCTCCCCCAGCTGCCAAAGACACCTCGTGCTCAAATAGCTAGCACTTGCGAAACCGTAAGTAATAGTATTAAGTCTCAGTGTTTTGAGAGGCTCACGCTCATCTTCTCTCCATAAGATAAGTTGTAAATTGCGATCAGACTCATCTATCACAACTTGCCGGTACATCTTTTCTATATCCGCGGTCAGGATGTACTTGTACAGGGGAGCCCGAACTGATATGGAAAACAGAGAGTCTTGAATTTGAGGCCCAACCATCTGAATGTCATTGACAGATACGCCGGAGGAGGTGCGAGCAGATGCGTCAAACACCACCCTTATTTTGGTTGACTCACTGTTCTCTTTGAACACCGGATGATGAGGCAAGTAGTAACATAAATTCAATGTAGGACTATCGAGTGTTACTTCCGAGAGATGACCCAATTCTGCGTATTCCCGGATAAACGCTATATACTGAGATTTGACCTCAGGCTGTCTCTTAAAGCGCTtctctaaattataaaatcttttcttgGCCATGGTATGTGAATCACCAAGACAGTCGGGTGATTTAAACAAAGGAAGTCTCACACAGAATCTACCATTGGACAAGCGACGGGTGTGTTGCACGAAATGCCTTTCACATGCCTGCTCGCTGTCATTTAAATGAACTTTAGAAGGAATCTCCTCTAATTCCCAAAACCTACTCATTTTAGTATAAGGATCATCATCACCTTGtgcaaaattagtaaaaacagtattacactttacattattattagtttccTTGCTATACAAAGGCACAGGACCACCAATAAGCCAGCCCAACTTTGAACTGTGTAATCTAGGACACCCTGGGCCCAATGACTGTTGCTCAGAGCCGATTATGTCCCAAAACAGATCCGAACCGATGAGCATATCAACTTGAGACGGTTCATAGAACTTGGGATCCGCTAGGATAATATTGCTAGGAATTTTAAGTGAACTAATATCAAAACTAGAATTAGGTAGCGAACTAGTAAGTTGGTTCATGACATAAAAGTTGGATGTAACATTAAAAGacgtattaaatgatttaatttgaacaGCACAACATTCTGTGATAGTTCCTGAATAATTATTACCAAAGCCAATGACATTCGTAGAGCTTAAAGGAGTGACATCTAGAGACAATTTTcctttcaaatttaaagttaaaaatgaggTTTGGCTACCACAATCTAATAAGGCACGCACGGCTACCGATTTACGCGTCCTTGGATTGACAGCCTCAATCAGAGCCGTCGACAGTAGGACTTGACTAATATTCTCATTACAAAAGTTAGCTAGTGTGTCGACGGGGCTAATATTGCTTACAGCACTAGTTGTATTGCCTTCGATATTTGTAGTAAGGTGCAGGAGTGAgttgtgcctttttttacactCTCGGCAAGGACCGAAGCGACATTGACGAGAAAAATGACCAGGCTTCAAACAATTCTTACATAGTTTCAATTTAGTCGTCTTGGTTATACGATCACTAACGCTCATCGCCTTAAATGATGGACAATCAAATATCTTATGCTCAGTGGAATTACAACAAGCACATAAATTAGAAGGAGACTGTCTTTGTTGTTGATCACTATTAGTGTTGCTGTTACTAGTGCAAGCATATGACTTCCAGTGTGAACGTTCCGGTTTAGCATTAGTAGCAGTCGCGGCTCTCTGCTGACCATGAGATTTAGAAGAGCTCTCAGCCCTACTGCGGTGTACTGATTCTAGAATGGATGCACGATCGTTCAGAAACTTGTGAAAATCTTTAAGCGTGGGTGTATCAGTTGACATCGTATTACGGTGTTCTTCCCATCTCATGAATGTGTTGCTATCTAGCTTAGACGAAACCAAATGTATGACAATAACGTCCCAATGCTCAGTTGCCTGTCCTAGATTGGACAGTGCACGCAAATTCTTAGTCACGTGATCGACTAGGAAGCGCAGCGACTTTTCAGATTCTTTTTGTAGagtggtaatattaaaaagcgaACTGAGGTGATGATCTATTAATAAACGTTTGTTGTCATAACGCTGTAATAGCAGGCTCCAAGCCTCCGCATAATTATTGGAAGAAACTTCGAGATTCGCAACAGTACGAGCTGGTTCCCCCTCTAAATATGACAGTAAATAATGAAACTTGTTCACGGGGCTAATTCGACTATTTTGATGAACTAGAGATTTGAATGTATCTCGAAATTCCATCCACTTAAGATGCGAACCATCAAACTTAGCAATGTTAATTAACGGAAGCCTAATACCGGTTTCATTATGGTCGAGCCCACAATGGCTTACATTATGATAGTTACTAGATTCGTGGTCACTGTCAAAGTGACTCTGCACCTGCAACAGGGTTTGAGCTGCCACAATATTGCTAATAAAGGCCCTCTCAATGATTTCTCGTTCCGCGAGCTCCTCGtctaacttattataattaataacctcAATGTTGCTTTGTAAATCATCAAATTTAGAAGATAACGCTTCAAATCTACTAAGCTTAAGAGTAAGTTCGGCCCTTTCCGTCGTAGTAAGCGTTTCCAACTTATCGAATCtatcaacataatttttaaacttggtTATTTGTCCCTTAATAGAACTACGCTTGGTAATTAGTTCCGCCAATTTTTTTACGTCGTCCTCGATTCCCATCGTAAAATGTTAAAGATTATAGCAAAATTCGTGAGgaagaaatcaaattaaagtttaaaactaaaaataacgaaTGAAAATGCTCACGCCCCTTTCCGGTGGCATCTACCGCACTGGAGGTCGAGGAGATGCCTTAGCGGGCACAAACAGCGCGGCGACGTGGCGGTGCGGCGCTACGGCGCGGCGGCGGTGGCGGGAAGTATCGGTCCCGCTCACTATCACGGCACCTCTGGAATATTCGGTGGAATAATCACCACACAGAAAGTCACGTGGGACACAAGAATGACGGCGTTTAGGGCTTCatgaataaacaaaaagaaTTAAAGAGTCACCTAAGCAATGGTAAATTTAGTTACGGTCGCTATATCGACGATAAAATTTACTAACGGCAGCCTTAAAAGTACTAAAAAAGGCcaatttaagatttaacaactatatttgatattaatctcTGTctgatattgtttaaatataacaattaaacggAGAGATTACATATTTTCTAGAGAGAACTCGACAATAAAATCGAATGACGCAATACCTACCATAGCTTATTCGCAAAGGCAAAAATGTAATTACGTATTATCTATTATGTTTGCACAAGTTAACACCATTAGAGGATGTTCAAAAAATGATAGAAGAGGGATTAGGGCACTGAAAGGGGACACTTAGCTGCAATTATAGTCTGCTGCGCTGTGAGTAGTCCAATGTCCAACGACCGGCAGTGCTAACTCCGTGGTTCCTTTCAAATGTGCACAAATGCTCCGTGGGGTTTAGCTCGTTCCTCAATACTTGACTGGACTCGGTGCGGTGCTGCCCGATAGCTGATTGCTACGGCGCTGTTGCTGACCAATTCCAGCAGGACTCCAAGCTTCCACAATCAAAATGCTTGAATCGATATTGTCTTCGACAGATTTTGTCCTGTCACGGTCGCCAATTATGTCTATTACTTAGACATTGGAGTCCGATACCgaactcaataaaacaaaatttgcttgAAAAACTTGTATAATATGTTCTTGTAATTTAGTGCCGCTTGTATCACTAGTTAATAAGATGGCTTAtaagtaagtgaaaaaaaaacaaaagaaggaaAACAACACACTCGCgatgacacatttttttttataaaaatgttgtaaaaaaaggttGATTGAGAAactaatgctatttaaaattatatcaatgatctgtattatatatacagataaattagTTGTCGTAGGCGCGAACATcattatataaagtaactttacatttaatattcaacaaTTCTTGAAGAAAACCTATTATAAAAAGTGCTTCTTTACAACTATCAGAGATTGCCATGTATTCAGCCTCTGTGCTGGAGAGAGCAACAGTCTTTTGCTTTCGACTTTCCCAAGAAATCAATGAATTACctagcttaaaaataaaaccagtgAAAGATCTACGATCAAGTTCATTCCCACCCCAATCAGCATCTACATGAGCAATTACATCCAAACCACTCTTCTGAAAAGCTAACCTATAGTTCAGCGTACCTTTAAGATAACGAAGAACACGCTTCAAAGCTTTCCAGTGAGTTTCAGTGTGACACTCATTGAATTGACTGAGCATACTCACCGCATGAGCGATATCTGGTCGGGTGCACACTGCTATGTACATCAGACAGCCAAGCAAATTTCTGTAATGAGAATTTTCACTTTTATGATCACATTTTGGTAATTTGATCCCTTTTTGTAATGGAGTTGCAGATGGTTTGCAATCTGTCATTTTGAACTTCTCCAATATCCTTTTTATGTATCCGACTTGATCGAGTGTAATTTTATTCTCACTTTTAATTACTCTCATCCCAAGGATATGGTGTGCAGGTCCAAAATCCTTCATTTCAAAAGTGTTCATAAGTTCACGTTTCACTTTAtcctttaaatttgaattgttagaaaacaataaaatatcatcaacATAAAGTGCAATTATTAACAATTCACTTTTAGTTTTCATGTAAAATACACATGGTTCTGAAGATACCCTTTTGAAGTGCATTTTCTCTAACAATACTTCATTTATCTTCTCGTACCACATTTTGGAAGCTTGTTTTAAACCataaatagctttatttaatttatacacataatCTTCCTTCCCTTTTTCTATGAAACCATCTGGTTGTtccataaatacattttcgttTAGATCTCCATTCAAAAATGCAGTTTTAACGTCAAGATGATCGATGTCCATGTTGAATTCAGCAGCAATAGCAAGTAGAGTTCTAATAGTTGAGTGTCTTACCACTGGCGAAAAAGTTTCCTCATAGTCGATTCCGTACTTCTGTGAATAACCTTTTGCTACCAGCCGTGCTTTGTATTTCAGAAGTTCACCATTCAGGCCTCTCTTCTTTTTAAAAACCCATTTGCACTTAATTGGTTTCTGGTTCTTCGGTTTCTCAACTAAAGTCCAACATTTGTTGTAGTTAAACGATTTATACTCATCTGACATAGCTTTAGTCCATTCAGTTGCTTCGTTTCCTGACAACGCTTCTTGAACTGTTTCtggttcatcatcatcattgcaCAACTTTTTAACTAACAAGACAGACATTTCAGCCTCATCGAGATCTTCATATTCTGATGAACTTGATGTCATCTCATCCAGTGTTGAGCTTCCTGGAACGTATGTAGGATCCGCAGAACTGTTTGATTCTATAGTTGTGTCAATCTCACTATCTGTATCATTCACTGTAATTGTGGTCGACCGTGTTTTTAGTTGGTCATCAGAAAACTGTGGTCTTACGGTGGATGGTTCAAACTGGCTCGACTCAGGCCGTTCGTCTTGCTGTGAGTACCTGTCACCATCCAGGGTGGATTCTGGATCATGCAAAACACTCACAGGTTTCTTCGAATCATCATTTTGtggaaatataattaactcaGAGTCAAAATTATCATCATGCAATCTAttattctgaaatttattttccaaGAAAATGACATCTCTAGCTTTGACACACTTATATGATCTATCAGGGTCTAATAGTCGATAACCTTTAGTATCCTCACAATACCCAACAAAAATATGCTGCTTGGATTTCGAATCCAGTTTGTTTCTAATCGGGGTCACAGCATAGGCAGTACAGCCAAAAATACGTAAATGACTAACATCTACCTTTTTATTCTTCCATTTTTCTTCAGGTACTTGTCCAAATAGAGCCTTAGTTGGTGTCCGGTTTTTGAGATACACGGCAGTATTTACAGCTTCCGCCCAGAATTTGTTATCCAGGCCGGCATCCCTTAGCATACATCTGACTTTCTCAACAATGGTCCTGTTCGCTCTTTCTGCCACACCGTTTTGTTGAGGAGAATATGGAACCGTTGTGTGATGTTTGATACCACATGCTTTCAGATAAGCCTGTAGTTTAGAATTGACAAATTCACCACCATTGTCACTgcgaagaattttaattttgtggtTAGTTTCATTCTCCACAGAaactttaaaattcttaaagtGTTCAAAAACTTCATCTTtattatgcaaaaaataaacaaatgttttccTACTGAAATCGTCTataaatatcagaaaatattttgcACCACCAATAGACTGCGTTGGCATTGGTCCACATAAATCTGTATGTACTAATCCTAATAACTGTGTGGCTCGTGTATATGATTTTTTAGGAAAGGGAGCACGGGTTTGCTTTCCTTCAATGCATGCCACACAGGGATTAAAAACatctgaattatatttaatacctgTGACCATACCTTTATTCATCAGTGCCATACTTCTGGAGTTCAAGTGGCCAAGTCGACGATGCCATATTTCCTGTGACTCCTCTTCTACTGTACCTTTTGAGCTAGATGAAGAAATCATTACAGTCATTTCACTAGACTGTACTTCATTGTTAACTGTActataagaaacaaaattattattacctgCCCCCCCACACAAAGGCTGATCAATGGTATCAAGTTGATATATACCATTTCTAAGAGTGGCAGTTGCCAAAACTTCATCCTCATCAGATACAATACATTTCTGTTTACTAAATGTTACTGTATAACCTTTATTTACTAAACAACTAACAGAAAGTAAGTTTCCTGAAAGATTAGGCACAAAGTAAACGTCTCTAATGGTTCTCGCACAGTCTTGCAATTTGACATGAACATTACCTTGTCCAGCTGTTGATAAACTATCACCGTTGGCAACGCTCACttgtgatgtatttttttcactaaAATCACAAAAAAGTTCTCGATTATTGCACATATGGTGTGATGCACCGCTGTCCACATACCAAACACCACGCTGGATACTGACTGAGAGTGCCGTTAAGAGAGCCTTTGATGGTTTATCCTTATCAAACTTCTTGTCTTTTTCTGGCTTCTTATTAGAATTCCTCGGGCAATCCTTTATAAAATGTCCAGTCTTCTTGCATTTATAGCATTTTGGTGCTTTTCTAGTTGTTGCAAAAGCTATGGTACCATCAGTATTATTCCTGCGGTCATATTCTTGTAATAATTTTCCTTTGACCATGTCGCTCGAcaactttaaatttgaattttcaagtgccATAATGAGTGGATCATAATTACTTGGTAACCCGCTGAGCATGATGACAGCCAAGAATTCATCATCCAGAGATGAATTGATATCATGCAATTGTTGAGATAGTTCCTGCAGTCGGCCAATGTAGCTTTCCATGCTATTATACTCTGACAGTTTAGTACTGAATAACGTTCTCAACAGACCTAGTCTTCGGCACAGCCCTTTATCCTCATATGCTTTGCTCAGGTTGTTCCACGCCTCACGTGCATCTTTTGCGTTCCTGACGTGGGGAAATGCACTCGTTTGAACCGACAAACATATTCTCGCTAGTGCCTTCTGCGATTTTTTCATATCTACATCGCTACgtgttttttctttttgctCACCATCGATAGTGTCCCAGAGGTCTTCATGGATTAGTATCATCTTCATACAAAACTTCCATGTCGAATAATTTTCAATACCTTTGAGTTTCTCGATGCTTTGCATTGGTGAATTATTTCCAGCCATTTTTTCCGCATGGATACGTAGaaggtataattaatttttcttctaatttcgtattttacgtgaaatattaatatagccGTGTTAATTTCGGCAttctgggcccataacctgatAGATTAATGTTGGAAATGCAAACACCAAAGAGAtgagaaaagatttttaatccGTATATTAACACATTCGAGAACGTTCTAGAAGCAAGTGAGagatgtcaatttttaaaaactatacagttaaggaacattctttaagacccaattattaagcatttacaGAGTAAGTTACAATAGACATTATGTGAGacctaattcataattattttcttatgacaTTGCGTTTATAAAGGCAGCTCTAATATTATGGATATATTTCCCGATATACCTGATTGATTACCCGACTGACCCCCGCTTTCATTTGAATTGTGAACGATCGTATTATTATGATCCTTTGCTTGGATCTTGTACCACTAATTTCCTGTGAATCGTACCTCgatgatatattatacataatcattataaacataatgttCTATCAAATACAGTGTTCAAACAGTACTGAAGTACTTAAAGTATTCACAcagcttgtaataaatataacataacaaattCCCTGTGTGttataattcaataacatttatattaactttCACTATTTTATATCTTTGAATATCGAAATTTTGACATGAAAAAGAAGACTAatacttgaaatattaaaatatgtacagGCCAGTTGCATATTTaccttcaaaacaaaaaaaaatggtattcatTTTCAAACAACACTTCAACATCTTTGATGTgatttgaaaaacatttaaGAAATGTTGCGAAATTGTCTTGTTTACATATTGTTCATTTTTGATGACATTTCAAGTTCTCTCTCAGCTCTTAGGATACAGAGATATGAAAAATGACGTATTTTTCTTCCGAGAGCCCAATTTAGCAATGTAGATTTGTAATAAAAGAAATCTTTTCACTTTCAAAATGTCGAGGTTAGTGATATTAAAACTTTTCGTGaggtacatacatttttttcactttaattttagaaGAGAAttctacttattaatttaaaaaaataacttataagcGTTGTTCtagaaaaatatactatactgtttatttaattcCCAACTCACCAATtgaaatgtttcattttattgaacATTAATTCAATCAAAACGAATAAGAACAGTCGATTAAAGTAATAATCTTTAGAAACaaaggatttttaaaaataaatacaaatcatcaATTGAAATTTACTCTTGAACTTTCAAGATATTTAGTGAACTCTGCATTTATAGTGCATTAGCGAACCCATTCGCTATTCACAGCTTCTAGAGATTtaacctttattataaaaaaaagcattccTTTTCCTAATGCAGAGCTTACAGCAGCTGTTGAACATTTGcgcatatttgaaattttatagccgattattaatgaaaacgttTATTCCACGattattcaaaatcaattataacTACAAGAACACtccaaattatattgtataattatgaaatcaaatGCCGAGGGATGAGTTGCCGTGATTGGATGAACTCAATATAGAACATGATATAGTTTATGCACGGTGACGTGACAGTATTTATAAAAGGTATGTTTCATGGTatggattatataatatatacaaatttctagttataaaaaattaaaccggGGATCATTCTattgttcataattatttttattattttaatattatcattgataagatattaaaaaggttaatttatttatatatatacattcaagcactttttaattatcattttacataATGAAACGGCTTTGCacggatgcaatttattaattaataaaattatatggtataaatattatttatatattacaggtGTCCTCTGATgaaccagtattttttttaattatattactataaatgtaAAGTCAACGCtatttcggaatgtagataccaaatattctaaaacttttcctaactttttaaatatgaagtcatatcaatcaaatacaattaacgtggttttttttcatgtatataATCTAGTATTGAGTAATAACACtccatttattacttttttttaaatattttaatttatcaaatgtcaaattaaattgacgacctccgtggtcgagtagtgtgtacaccggttttcatgggtacgccactctgaggtcctgggttcgattcccggccgagtcgatgtagaaaaagttcattagttttctatgttgtcttgggtctgggtgtctgtggtaccgtcgttacttctgatttccataacacaagtgctttagctacttatattgggatcagagtaatgtatgtgatgttgtccaatatttatttatttatttattattaaattgaatacctaaatatctaaacatatacATTGATGCTTttagacataaataaaactatattattacatgttttatattacattttgttgTAGAGAAATTATTTGATTCACAATAGAATGATTATATTAAAGGCTTGATAAGGTACGAATACCAAACCGACTGTGTGAAATTGGACGACATTTTGTCTAACGAGTATAGGTTTGACTGAGGTTTGTGTCAGTTGGTGATATCGCCAAATCTTTTCCAATCGATTCAAATCAAGCGATTTATCCGATCGGTTTGATTGGTGGTTAAAAGGATCCCGGGTGTATGTAATCACACTTGCGTTGACAAAATTAATCAgctaaattaaagaaaataattgtcgattcaaaaaattattcaaattaagctCTTTGTCAAACAAAATTCTGTAGAAAGTGGTTTTCCGATTATATTTCGAAACGAAACGTATTCAATTttcaaatcgaattaaaatgttatctgtGTTTCACTTTCATTAAGTATAGTAAAATTCTAATCAGTATTTTCTTAACTGTAAACAAAAGAAGATGTTTCACATTTGCAAAAGAAGTttgattcttttatttatttagttaagcgTTAAAAGGTACAATGGTTTGAGGGACGCCTAGATGCAAGTTCGAtcttgaccccttgggctattatcgtccccactcctaacacaggtttcaatattaataattccttaaaacCGAGCATTGCTGTactattcattgttttttttaaaaaaaaagtttctttacatttgttttttacagtaacagcctgtaaatttcttactgctAAGGCTAAGGCTAaggctaaggcctctcccttttgaggagaagatttggagtatattccaccatgctgctccaatgcgcttTGGTGGAATAcgcatatggcagaattttgttgaaattagacacgtgcaggtttcctcgcgatgttttccttcaccaccgagcacgagttgaattataaacacaaattaagcacatgaaaattcagtcgtgcttgcctgggtttgaacctgcagtcatcggttaagatgcacgcgt carries:
- the LOC125067818 gene encoding uncharacterized protein LOC125067818; protein product: MGNLPSQRITVDFPFRSVGVDMAGPFLILNRKGRGAKTTKCYLCIFVCLRFKCLHLEAVSDLSREAFILTLRRFVARRGRPTEIFCDNGRNFVAASKEIGNFLKSNKNSIHSFCSEEEIKFVFSPTYAPHFGGIWEAGVKSAKFHIRRVMGNSHLTYEEIGTLFAQVEAILNSRPICPMSSSPNDLQFLTPGHFLLGRPLTALPSPNLVDCKASSLRRYQRLEQIRQHFWRRWQHEYLAELQQRTKWRVPDIPLRLGDLVLLQEENMPPLCWRVGRISKLFPGADGVCRVADVQTTRGTFRRPFTRLSPLPVTENQTEG